In Lysinibacillus sp. FSL M8-0337, the following proteins share a genomic window:
- a CDS encoding response regulator transcription factor codes for MSENISVLVVDDEDRIRRLLKMYLEREGYQVDEAENGEEAIEKSLEKEYHCILLDIMMPEKDGLEVCAEIRERAATPIILLTAKGEEANRVQGFELGADDYIVKPFSPREVVLRVKAILRRSQAFSPTTNASSSKDLVVFQHLMIDHDAHRVTAEGIEVNLTPKEYELLYFLAKSPDKVFDREQLLKEVWHYDFFGDLRTVDTHVKRLREKLNRVSENAAKMIVTVWGVGYKFEVVNE; via the coding sequence GTGTCAGAAAATATTTCAGTATTAGTAGTAGACGACGAGGATCGTATTCGACGCTTATTAAAAATGTATTTGGAGCGCGAAGGGTATCAAGTTGACGAAGCAGAGAATGGTGAAGAAGCGATCGAGAAATCTTTAGAAAAAGAGTACCACTGTATTTTACTAGATATTATGATGCCTGAAAAAGATGGGCTTGAGGTATGTGCAGAAATTCGCGAAAGAGCTGCAACTCCAATTATTTTATTAACTGCAAAAGGCGAGGAAGCGAACCGTGTACAAGGCTTCGAGCTTGGAGCAGATGATTATATTGTAAAGCCATTTAGTCCTCGTGAGGTGGTTCTACGCGTAAAAGCGATTTTACGTCGTTCACAAGCATTTTCACCTACGACAAATGCATCGTCATCAAAAGATTTAGTTGTATTCCAACATTTGATGATTGACCATGATGCTCACCGTGTAACAGCGGAAGGTATCGAAGTAAATTTAACACCAAAAGAGTATGAATTATTGTATTTCCTTGCAAAATCTCCTGATAAAGTATTTGACCGTGAACAATTACTAAAAGAGGTTTGGCATTATGATTTCTTTGGAGACCTACGAACAGTCGATACACATGTGAAGCGTCTACGTGAGAAGCTGAATCGTGTATCCGAGAACGCAGCGAAAATGATTGTCACTGTTTGGGGCGTTGGTTACAAATTTGAGGTTGTCAATGAATAG
- a CDS encoding segregation/condensation protein A — protein MSYEVKLEAFSGPLDLLLHLIHRLEIDIYDIPMAEITQQYIDHIHAMQVLELNEASEYLVMAATLLAIKSRMLLPIHEGELEDAEIEIDGPDPREELVQRLIEYKKYKEAASNLQELETDRAQVFTRPPSDLSELAPDEQMALFDMNVNIYDMLGAFQKLMRRKKLKKPLKTTVTRQERSVKEQMRSVVNSLRLTGGRASFFELFPYEDKPTLILTFLSLLELMKRQIVIVEQDGNFEELTVTLQKEEWDDDEDNNPTE, from the coding sequence ATGTCTTATGAAGTAAAGTTAGAAGCCTTTTCAGGTCCTCTGGATCTATTATTGCATTTAATTCACAGATTGGAAATTGATATCTATGATATTCCAATGGCTGAAATTACGCAACAATATATTGATCATATCCATGCGATGCAGGTGCTTGAATTAAATGAGGCGAGTGAGTATTTAGTGATGGCGGCAACACTTTTGGCTATTAAGAGCCGAATGCTATTACCGATACATGAAGGAGAGCTAGAAGATGCGGAAATCGAAATCGATGGCCCTGACCCTCGTGAAGAACTGGTACAACGATTAATAGAGTATAAAAAATATAAAGAAGCGGCAAGTAACCTACAAGAGCTTGAAACAGATAGAGCACAGGTATTTACAAGACCACCTTCAGATTTATCGGAATTAGCACCTGATGAACAGATGGCGTTATTCGATATGAACGTCAATATTTATGATATGCTTGGCGCCTTCCAGAAGCTGATGCGCCGAAAAAAATTAAAGAAGCCATTGAAGACAACTGTCACGAGGCAGGAGCGCTCAGTAAAGGAGCAAATGCGTTCTGTTGTGAATTCTTTACGTTTAACAGGTGGACGTGCATCATTTTTCGAGCTTTTTCCTTATGAAGATAAACCAACACTTATTTTAACGTTTCTGTCACTGCTTGAACTGATGAAACGTCAAATTGTCATTGTAGAGCAAGACGGTAATTTTGAAGAACTAACGGTCACATTACAGAAGGAGGAATGGGATGATGACGAAGACAATAATCCTACAGAGTAG
- a CDS encoding pseudouridine synthase: protein MERLQKVIAYAGVASRRKAEQLIVEGKVKVNGVVVRELGTKVSNSDTIEVEGVKLEKEDKVYYLLYKPRGTISAVTDDKGRKTVTDLFKHIPQRIFPVGRLDYDTSGLLLLTNDGEFSYMLTHPKFKIDKTYIARVKGVPTIEGLKKLQRGIQLEDGKTAPAKVSMTSFDEQAGKAICEITIHEGRNRQVRRMFEAIGTPVVKLKRERFAFLDLYGLTPGEYRELSKHEVKQLRVLAETGQIG, encoded by the coding sequence ATGGAAAGATTACAAAAAGTGATTGCATATGCAGGTGTCGCTTCAAGGCGTAAAGCTGAGCAATTGATTGTAGAAGGTAAAGTAAAGGTAAACGGCGTTGTTGTACGTGAACTTGGAACGAAGGTATCCAACTCGGATACAATTGAAGTAGAAGGTGTAAAACTTGAGAAAGAAGATAAAGTTTACTACTTACTATATAAACCACGTGGAACAATTTCTGCAGTAACGGATGATAAAGGACGCAAAACTGTCACAGATTTATTTAAACATATTCCGCAACGTATTTTCCCTGTTGGTCGTCTAGATTATGATACATCTGGATTATTATTACTGACAAATGATGGAGAGTTTTCCTATATGTTAACGCATCCAAAATTTAAAATTGACAAAACATACATTGCACGTGTTAAAGGTGTGCCAACAATTGAGGGCTTAAAAAAGCTACAACGTGGTATTCAATTAGAAGATGGCAAAACAGCACCAGCAAAAGTAAGTATGACTTCTTTTGATGAGCAGGCGGGCAAGGCGATTTGTGAAATTACGATTCACGAAGGGCGAAATCGTCAAGTACGTCGTATGTTTGAGGCAATCGGTACACCGGTAGTCAAACTAAAGCGTGAACGTTTTGCATTTTTAGATTTATACGGTCTAACACCAGGAGAATATCGTGAATTGTCGAAACATGAAGTCAAGCAACTACGTGTGTTAGCTGAAACTGGGCAAATCGGCTAA
- the ccsB gene encoding c-type cytochrome biogenesis protein CcsB: protein MSLIDLSGNLLFVAFLAYLVATLLFGGAIKQSNASGKNTDKWGKLAIVVTIIGFLSQIGYFITRWIHTGHAPVSNMFEFTTAFGMFIVGAFILIYFIYRLTALGLVALPVALLIIAYASMFPTEVSPLVPSLQSHWLTIHVITAAMGQSILAISAVAGLIYLLKVVDLNKPSKQRFWLEAVMYCLVVVLGFVIVSSTFSAMDYESKYTYIDKEGVSRQITYNLPPIFGMNEYEAVEEHGMSPLVEMPALINAKKLTTVVWSLLVGSLLYLLIRLIARRRISAIFQPLVKRVNLQLLDEVGYRSVIIGFPVFTLGALIFAMIWAQLAWSRFWGWDPKEVWALITWLFYAAFLHLRLSKGWEGEKSAWLALIGFGIILFNLIAVNLILAGLHSYA, encoded by the coding sequence ATGAGTTTGATTGACTTAAGTGGAAATCTATTATTTGTTGCATTCTTAGCCTATCTAGTAGCTACTTTACTATTTGGCGGCGCTATTAAACAATCCAATGCTTCGGGCAAAAACACAGACAAATGGGGTAAGCTGGCGATTGTCGTAACAATTATAGGTTTCCTTTCGCAAATTGGTTACTTTATTACACGTTGGATTCACACAGGTCACGCACCTGTTAGTAATATGTTTGAATTTACGACTGCTTTCGGGATGTTTATTGTTGGTGCATTTATTTTAATTTACTTTATTTATCGCCTAACAGCGCTTGGTTTAGTGGCGTTACCTGTAGCGTTATTAATCATTGCCTATGCATCGATGTTCCCGACAGAAGTAAGTCCATTAGTACCGTCATTGCAAAGTCATTGGTTAACAATTCACGTTATTACGGCTGCTATGGGTCAATCGATTTTAGCGATTAGTGCAGTTGCAGGTTTAATTTATTTATTAAAAGTTGTAGATTTAAACAAACCTTCAAAGCAGCGTTTCTGGCTTGAAGCGGTTATGTACTGTTTAGTCGTTGTGCTTGGCTTTGTTATTGTGTCGTCTACATTTAGTGCGATGGATTATGAATCGAAATACACGTATATTGATAAAGAAGGTGTATCTCGACAGATCACTTATAATTTGCCACCGATTTTTGGGATGAATGAGTATGAGGCAGTAGAGGAACATGGCATGTCTCCATTAGTAGAAATGCCTGCATTGATTAATGCGAAAAAATTAACAACAGTCGTTTGGTCATTATTAGTAGGCTCGTTACTATACTTATTAATTCGCCTTATTGCACGTCGTCGCATAAGCGCGATATTCCAACCGCTTGTTAAACGTGTAAATCTACAATTACTGGATGAAGTCGGTTATCGTTCTGTTATTATTGGTTTCCCAGTATTTACATTAGGTGCACTCATATTTGCGATGATATGGGCACAACTTGCGTGGAGTCGTTTCTGGGGTTGGGACCCGAAAGAAGTATGGGCCCTCATTACATGGTTATTCTACGCAGCATTCCTACATCTACGTTTATCTAAAGGCTGGGAAGGTGAAAAATCTGCTTGGTTAGCATTAATTGGCTTTGGTATTATATTATTTAATCTTATTGCCGTTAACTTAATTCTTGCAGGTTTACACTCCTACGCGTAA
- a CDS encoding GNAT family N-acetyltransferase, translated as MLIRYKKAFEKIAMGLLSFMPNEKDIKKLTETIQSYENDDNWVLYLWKKNDEYVGIVGLVTDNHTATIQHVSVVPSYRGEGVAKEMLQEVAELGQYEQLRATDETREFVRKCIQCNEEKADES; from the coding sequence ATGTTAATTCGATATAAAAAAGCTTTCGAGAAAATAGCAATGGGGCTACTCTCGTTTATGCCTAACGAAAAAGACATAAAAAAGCTCACAGAGACAATCCAATCCTATGAAAATGATGATAATTGGGTATTATATTTATGGAAAAAGAACGATGAATACGTTGGTATCGTCGGGCTTGTAACAGACAATCACACAGCAACAATTCAGCACGTTTCTGTAGTTCCTTCTTACAGAGGAGAAGGCGTGGCAAAAGAAATGCTACAAGAAGTAGCAGAACTTGGCCAATACGAACAATTGCGTGCAACAGATGAAACGCGTGAATTTGTTCGCAAATGTATACAATGTAATGAAGAAAAAGCAGACGAAAGTTAA
- a CDS encoding serine hydrolase, translating to MLRLRRLMVFMIAVGFLTIPQNGLARGGSGYVVLDGETGRVLSGSNSDERLPIASLTKIWTALVAIENSDLQDEVIISPKAAMAEGSSIYLQAGETVTVETLLYGLMLRSGNDAATALAEHAGGSVEGFVKLMNERAVIAGLTNTVFMNPSGLHHDEHLSSARDTAEMLRIALQNKTFEKIASTVLYRANTVNGILWENKHRLLREGSGVAVEVDDETEQPVSSLKSATGTAFAGKTGFTKVAGRTLATAFQKDGQTCIVVTLNESDDWNVHRGLANEVWQNYNMETVVKKGKYNVNDKLAIRLEQPIQLQLNKEEKKVVRQVLQISRKRKEAVLSIFLGEERIYATPVKVESADR from the coding sequence TTGCTACGGTTACGACGATTAATGGTGTTTATGATAGCTGTGGGATTCTTAACTATCCCACAAAATGGTTTGGCAAGAGGCGGAAGTGGGTATGTCGTGCTTGACGGTGAGACAGGTCGAGTATTATCAGGTTCTAATAGCGATGAGAGGCTCCCCATTGCGAGCTTAACAAAAATTTGGACAGCTCTCGTCGCGATTGAAAATAGTGATCTTCAAGATGAAGTAATTATTTCACCTAAAGCTGCAATGGCTGAAGGCTCCTCCATTTATTTGCAAGCGGGCGAGACGGTGACGGTTGAAACGTTATTATATGGTTTAATGTTACGGTCAGGTAATGATGCTGCGACAGCTTTAGCAGAGCATGCAGGCGGCTCGGTAGAAGGCTTTGTTAAATTAATGAATGAAAGAGCTGTGATTGCGGGACTTACCAATACCGTTTTTATGAACCCTTCAGGTTTGCATCACGACGAGCATTTGTCTTCTGCAAGAGATACAGCTGAAATGCTAAGAATCGCACTTCAAAACAAAACCTTTGAGAAAATTGCATCTACCGTTCTTTATCGTGCCAATACAGTAAATGGTATACTATGGGAAAATAAGCATCGTCTATTGCGGGAAGGTTCGGGTGTCGCAGTTGAAGTAGATGATGAAACGGAGCAACCTGTAAGCTCATTAAAATCGGCAACGGGAACAGCTTTTGCAGGAAAGACTGGTTTTACAAAGGTAGCAGGACGAACGTTGGCAACCGCTTTTCAAAAAGACGGGCAAACATGTATAGTTGTGACGTTAAATGAATCGGATGATTGGAATGTTCACAGAGGCTTAGCGAATGAAGTATGGCAAAACTATAATATGGAGACGGTTGTGAAAAAGGGAAAATATAATGTCAATGATAAATTGGCTATCCGATTAGAGCAACCAATTCAATTGCAATTAAATAAAGAAGAAAAAAAGGTTGTAAGGCAAGTACTGCAAATTTCTAGAAAAAGAAAGGAAGCGGTATTGTCGATTTTTCTAGGGGAAGAGCGAATTTATGCTACACCCGTTAAAGTAGAGTCAGCGGATCGTTAA
- the scpB gene encoding SMC-Scp complex subunit ScpB, with amino-acid sequence MTKTIILQSRIEALLFVVGDDGLTIKQLAQLLGEAEEVVAPAMEALRVAFDEDETRGITIKEIAGVYQLITKPQLADTIQKLVENPTAQSLSQASLEVLAIVAYKQPITRVAIEDLRGVKCERPLQTLASRGLVKEVGRSEGTGRAILYGTTKEFLNYFGLNSIEEMPPLPEEDNGEAEQETDLFMTKFQETFNGVK; translated from the coding sequence ATGACGAAGACAATAATCCTACAGAGTAGAATTGAAGCTTTATTATTTGTTGTAGGAGATGATGGCTTAACAATTAAGCAATTAGCACAGCTACTTGGTGAAGCAGAAGAAGTAGTTGCGCCCGCAATGGAGGCACTGCGTGTAGCATTTGACGAAGATGAAACTAGAGGAATTACAATAAAGGAAATCGCTGGTGTTTACCAGTTAATTACAAAGCCGCAATTAGCAGATACGATTCAAAAATTAGTAGAGAATCCAACTGCGCAATCATTGTCTCAGGCTTCTTTAGAAGTGTTGGCCATTGTGGCATATAAACAGCCCATTACACGGGTAGCCATCGAAGATTTACGTGGTGTCAAATGTGAACGACCACTGCAAACGCTCGCTTCAAGAGGGCTAGTAAAAGAAGTAGGACGTTCAGAGGGGACAGGTCGTGCGATTTTATATGGCACAACGAAGGAGTTCTTAAACTACTTCGGATTAAATAGTATTGAAGAAATGCCACCATTACCTGAAGAGGACAATGGTGAAGCAGAACAAGAAACTGATTTATTTATGACTAAATTCCAAGAAACGTTTAATGGCGTTAAGTAA
- a CDS encoding cytochrome c biogenesis protein ResB: MENIICACGHSNPFGTKLCEKCGRPLTEEEKQNKVVDMRYDGTAIRSKTYNKSIVDKIWNFFSSVKVGIALIIITLIAASIGTLLPQEFYVKASDMEKGAYYEDVYGLVGKIYYTLGLSDLYSSWWFQILVGMLAVSIIVASLDRGIPLYKSLKNQRVKRHESFLKRQRIVAEGQVTASPEETLSKVEKKMTEMKYIVRRDGSALLAEKGRFSRYGPYINHVGLIIFLTGVMLRLVPGFYVDESIWVREGETRAITGMDGYFIENRDFILETHDNTPQGEQLKQGVNVVAKNFQTDITLYKQPEDAIAGDTENLEKVKDYSIRVNHPLKEAGYALYQMDYRLNELKQMNFQLVNKTTEQSLGKVGIDLTNPKKEYDLGNGVSVKLLVYTPDFSGFENGVPQTATSVPNNPAFLFKMTTPETPKGETSFVAIKQTLEPLGENQYKMKFDSVETRDMSGFTIRKDRTIPILFVGGIIFMIGVAIGSYWNHRRLWLQVEPDGHVLMAAHVNKNMFSMKKDLDAVTAFAGLPQYKDQLEPSEEGEESTNRGNTKKEGDNTL, encoded by the coding sequence ATGGAGAATATTATTTGTGCTTGTGGACATAGTAATCCGTTTGGCACGAAGCTCTGTGAGAAATGTGGTCGTCCTTTAACCGAAGAAGAAAAGCAAAATAAAGTTGTCGACATGCGTTATGATGGTACGGCTATTCGCTCAAAGACGTACAACAAATCAATTGTCGACAAAATTTGGAATTTTTTCTCAAGTGTTAAAGTAGGGATAGCATTAATTATTATTACATTAATAGCAGCTTCAATCGGAACGTTACTACCGCAAGAGTTTTACGTAAAAGCTTCTGACATGGAAAAGGGAGCCTATTACGAGGATGTTTACGGTTTAGTGGGGAAAATCTATTATACATTAGGACTTTCTGATTTATACAGCTCTTGGTGGTTCCAGATTTTAGTTGGAATGCTTGCGGTATCCATTATTGTTGCCAGTCTTGACCGTGGTATACCGCTTTACAAATCATTGAAAAATCAACGTGTTAAGCGCCATGAAAGTTTTTTAAAGCGCCAACGTATTGTGGCAGAAGGACAGGTAACAGCAAGTCCTGAAGAGACGCTTAGTAAAGTTGAAAAGAAAATGACTGAAATGAAATACATTGTTCGTCGAGACGGCAGTGCTTTGTTAGCAGAAAAAGGCCGCTTCTCTCGTTACGGTCCGTACATAAATCATGTAGGCCTCATTATCTTTTTAACTGGGGTAATGTTGCGTTTAGTTCCTGGTTTCTATGTCGATGAATCGATATGGGTACGTGAAGGTGAAACACGTGCAATTACTGGCATGGACGGTTATTTTATTGAAAATCGAGACTTTATTTTAGAAACACATGATAATACACCACAAGGTGAACAGCTAAAGCAAGGTGTTAACGTCGTTGCGAAAAACTTCCAAACAGATATTACGTTATATAAGCAACCTGAAGACGCTATTGCTGGTGATACGGAAAATCTAGAAAAGGTGAAAGATTATTCAATTCGAGTGAATCACCCTTTAAAAGAAGCTGGCTATGCACTGTATCAAATGGATTATCGCTTAAATGAATTGAAGCAAATGAATTTCCAACTAGTAAATAAAACAACCGAGCAATCACTTGGTAAAGTAGGAATCGATTTAACAAATCCTAAAAAAGAATACGATTTAGGAAATGGTGTATCTGTTAAATTACTTGTTTACACGCCAGACTTCTCTGGGTTTGAAAATGGTGTTCCGCAAACAGCGACGTCAGTTCCTAATAATCCAGCATTTCTATTTAAAATGACGACACCAGAAACACCAAAGGGTGAAACAAGCTTCGTTGCGATTAAACAAACACTCGAACCACTAGGTGAAAACCAATACAAAATGAAGTTTGATAGTGTGGAAACACGCGATATGTCTGGTTTTACAATACGTAAAGACCGCACAATCCCAATTTTATTTGTTGGTGGTATTATTTTCATGATCGGCGTTGCAATCGGTTCATATTGGAACCACCGTCGACTTTGGTTACAAGTAGAGCCTGATGGTCATGTACTGATGGCTGCCCATGTAAACAAAAATATGTTCAGCATGAAAAAAGATTTAGATGCCGTGACTGCATTTGCTGGCCTACCGCAATATAAGGATCAGTTAGAGCCGTCTGAAGAAGGCGAAGAGTCCACAAATCGTGGCAATACTAAAAAGGAAGGTGACAACACCTTATGA
- a CDS encoding DUF309 domain-containing protein has product MHPQHHTLFIDYCAYFNGNGDFFECHEVLEEYWKNIAPGNKNHPLVGYVQLATGLYHWRRGNATGAFKILHKALTNFQVNKGNVFFNEIDYTKLLLQLTETLSHIQTGKSFQAFQLPLTPTLQNLVTARIQLLPESNPNYLLHKHMLRDRSHILAERQESKQRKSRR; this is encoded by the coding sequence ATGCATCCACAGCACCATACTTTATTTATTGATTACTGTGCCTATTTCAATGGCAATGGGGATTTTTTTGAATGCCATGAAGTGCTTGAGGAATATTGGAAAAACATTGCGCCTGGCAATAAAAATCATCCTCTTGTTGGCTATGTTCAACTAGCGACAGGATTATATCATTGGCGTCGTGGCAACGCAACTGGTGCTTTCAAAATCTTACATAAAGCACTCACTAATTTTCAAGTCAATAAAGGCAATGTGTTTTTTAACGAAATCGACTACACAAAACTTCTATTACAATTAACCGAAACACTTAGCCATATTCAAACGGGCAAGTCCTTTCAAGCTTTTCAATTACCGCTGACACCTACTTTACAAAATTTAGTAACAGCTCGCATACAGCTTTTACCGGAAAGCAACCCTAACTATCTTCTTCATAAACATATGCTACGTGATCGCTCACATATTCTTGCTGAACGACAAGAAAGCAAACAAAGAAAAAGCAGACGTTAA
- the sigX gene encoding RNA polymerase sigma factor SigX gives MNDSVFHRLYDAYHQDVFQFLIYLVKNRTLAEDLAHEVYVRVLRSYEQFAGNSSEKTWLFAIAKNVAIDHFRKQAVRQKHSLDFFDWETEQLHSTTPSPEDVLQASDELKQIESALENCTGDQKMVIIMRYFQDLSITETAQILDWTEAKVKTTQHRAIKFLRQHLQQAREQEAKRQ, from the coding sequence TTGAATGACTCCGTGTTCCATCGACTATACGATGCATACCATCAAGACGTGTTCCAGTTTCTTATTTATCTAGTAAAAAATCGTACACTGGCTGAGGATCTTGCACATGAGGTTTATGTCCGTGTGCTGCGATCTTATGAACAATTCGCAGGAAATAGCAGTGAAAAAACTTGGCTTTTTGCCATTGCTAAAAATGTCGCAATTGATCATTTTCGAAAGCAGGCTGTGCGCCAAAAACATTCGCTCGATTTTTTTGACTGGGAAACGGAACAGTTACATTCAACCACACCATCACCGGAAGATGTGCTACAGGCCAGTGATGAATTAAAGCAGATAGAGTCTGCACTTGAAAATTGTACAGGGGATCAAAAAATGGTTATTATTATGCGCTATTTCCAAGATTTATCAATTACTGAAACTGCGCAAATACTTGATTGGACAGAGGCGAAGGTTAAAACGACGCAACATCGAGCCATTAAGTTTTTAAGACAACATCTACAACAGGCTAGGGAACAGGAGGCGAAAAGGCAATGA
- a CDS encoding ATP-binding protein encodes MNRIWNSVVGKLWVTILLLVSFVLFVFTVLMLEFLQNYHMQQAEISLRQTAATIASIVDDNETAESTSQLLTDILPEGTNALIAINHLEVSFAMQEGVNKKEIQDGILANKSFHEIFQSDEPIIKEMMMPSSTDKGKMESYVVLGFPLNVENEVHGAVFIYQSPDALHKTSKETTKIVFLAAFIAFVLTTFFAFFLSSRITSPLRKMRELAFEIAKGNFEAKMPTTQNDEIGQLAVAFNQMGRQLKHNLEVINQENEQLSNILTSMTDAVITFNRDRTILLSNPPAERLMQKWFVNKGSQSAKPIPPELYHMLDHVLMFEDKLEEEIEMDGNYYTFTISPLYSGELIRGAVAVIRDMTEQHRLEKLRSDFIANVSHELRTPISMLQGYSEALMDDDFIQDQEERNEITKIIYDESKRMGRLVTDLLDLARMESGHMTLYKDEVPINSTFERITQKFAQVAKEKHVQLLFNSEFDNNARISMDEDRIEQVLTNLVDNALRHTDEGSVIVKIEQEPTFAKISVQDTGHGIPQEDLPYVFERFYKADKARTRSKGGTGLGLAIARNIVKAHSGNIMVDSVLKEGTTFTFYLPFE; translated from the coding sequence ATGAATAGAATATGGAACAGTGTTGTCGGGAAGCTATGGGTAACCATATTGCTTCTCGTTTCATTTGTATTATTTGTTTTCACGGTTTTAATGCTCGAATTTCTTCAAAACTATCATATGCAGCAAGCAGAGATTTCACTGCGTCAAACGGCTGCAACAATAGCGAGTATAGTGGATGACAATGAGACGGCAGAATCGACTTCGCAACTCCTGACAGATATTTTACCTGAGGGTACAAATGCACTTATCGCCATAAATCATTTGGAAGTCTCATTTGCGATGCAAGAAGGCGTCAACAAGAAAGAAATTCAAGATGGAATTTTAGCGAATAAATCCTTCCATGAAATTTTCCAATCAGATGAACCTATTATAAAGGAAATGATGATGCCATCTTCAACTGATAAAGGAAAGATGGAATCGTATGTTGTGCTAGGGTTTCCACTAAATGTGGAAAATGAAGTGCATGGTGCTGTATTTATTTATCAAAGTCCAGATGCGTTACATAAAACATCGAAAGAGACGACCAAAATTGTCTTTTTAGCGGCATTTATTGCGTTTGTGTTAACGACATTTTTTGCATTTTTCTTATCATCCCGTATTACATCACCATTACGTAAAATGCGTGAACTAGCTTTTGAAATTGCAAAAGGGAATTTCGAGGCAAAAATGCCGACAACGCAAAATGATGAAATCGGCCAGCTAGCTGTTGCGTTCAATCAAATGGGGCGTCAGCTAAAGCATAACTTAGAAGTAATCAATCAAGAAAATGAGCAATTGTCCAATATTTTAACATCCATGACAGATGCCGTGATAACGTTTAACCGTGATCGAACAATTTTACTGAGCAATCCGCCGGCGGAACGTTTAATGCAAAAATGGTTTGTAAATAAAGGCTCGCAAAGCGCAAAGCCGATTCCACCAGAACTCTATCATATGCTCGATCATGTACTAATGTTTGAAGATAAGTTAGAAGAAGAAATTGAAATGGATGGAAATTATTATACATTTACGATTAGCCCGCTCTATAGTGGGGAATTAATTCGTGGAGCAGTTGCTGTAATCCGCGATATGACAGAGCAGCATCGTCTAGAAAAGCTACGTTCAGATTTTATTGCCAATGTATCACATGAACTACGTACACCGATTTCCATGTTACAAGGCTATTCAGAGGCATTAATGGATGATGATTTTATTCAAGATCAAGAAGAACGCAATGAGATTACGAAAATTATTTATGATGAATCGAAGCGTATGGGACGTTTAGTAACTGATTTATTGGATTTAGCGCGAATGGAATCAGGACATATGACACTATACAAAGATGAAGTACCGATTAATTCGACATTTGAACGTATTACGCAGAAATTTGCTCAAGTGGCAAAAGAAAAGCACGTGCAGCTTTTATTTAATAGTGAGTTTGATAATAATGCCCGCATAAGTATGGATGAAGATCGTATTGAACAAGTGTTAACGAATTTAGTAGATAATGCACTGCGTCATACAGACGAAGGTTCTGTCATTGTCAAGATAGAGCAAGAGCCAACCTTTGCCAAAATATCTGTTCAGGATACAGGGCATGGGATTCCACAGGAAGATTTACCGTATGTCTTTGAACGTTTTTATAAAGCGGATAAAGCACGGACACGTTCTAAAGGCGGAACGGGTTTAGGGCTTGCAATTGCTCGAAATATTGTGAAGGCGCACTCTGGCAATATTATGGTCGATAGTGTGTTAAAAGAGGGCACAACCTTTACTTTCTATTTACCTTTCGAATAA
- the resA gene encoding thiol-disulfide oxidoreductase ResA: MEKKKKRLVTRTIILAILAIAIGYTVYGTATKEKVELVAVGSEAPNFTLVDLNGEKHKLSDYRGQGVFLNFWGTWCKPCEKEMPAMNSQYQVFKDLGVQTLAVNIAQTDLEVQNFVDKYGLTFPVVIDKTKSVMTAYNVGNLPATVLIDPDGKVVKITTGEMTEATIASYMELIKPK, encoded by the coding sequence TTGGAGAAAAAGAAGAAACGTCTCGTAACCCGCACTATTATTTTAGCCATCTTAGCGATCGCAATTGGGTATACCGTATACGGGACAGCGACAAAGGAAAAGGTAGAGTTAGTAGCTGTTGGCTCTGAAGCACCGAACTTCACGTTAGTAGATTTAAATGGTGAGAAACACAAACTGTCTGATTATAGAGGGCAGGGAGTATTTTTAAATTTCTGGGGAACTTGGTGTAAACCATGTGAAAAGGAAATGCCCGCAATGAATAGCCAATACCAAGTTTTTAAGGATCTAGGTGTACAGACATTGGCCGTCAACATTGCACAAACTGATTTAGAAGTACAAAATTTTGTTGATAAGTACGGCCTTACATTTCCTGTTGTAATTGATAAAACGAAAAGTGTAATGACTGCTTACAATGTTGGCAATTTACCTGCTACAGTTTTAATTGATCCGGACGGTAAGGTAGTGAAGATTACTACTGGAGAAATGACGGAGGCGACAATCGCTTCTTACATGGAATTAATAAAGCCAAAATGA